The genomic segment GGGAGGGCTCGGGCGGCCTGCGGGCCCTGCGCGCGGCCGGCGTCCGCGTCTGCTTCGTCGGCCACTCCACCGTCCTCGGCCGTCCCGGCTCGCCGCCCGCGGACCCCGCGTGGCTGGAGGACGGACTCCCGGTGAAGGTCTTCGCCGCCGAGGGCTGCACCGCCCCGGAGCACCGGGACCGGACCCGGCGCCAGATCGCCGCCCTCGCCGCGGCGAGCGGCGGACCCGGCAACGTCCTGGTGGAGACCCACCACGGCTACGCCCCCGTCCCGGAACTGCGCCGCCTGTGCGAGGAGACCGGCGTCCGCCTCCTCCTCGACACCCTCGGCCTCGCCAGGATCCACCCCGACCCGGTCGCCGCCGCCGCCGAACTCGCCCCCTGGATCTCGTACGCCCAGGTCAAGGGGTTCGACCCCGGCGCACCCGGCACCGGCGGGCACCTGCCGCTGGAGGGCTCCCGGGCCGCATGGACCGGCGAGGTGCTGGCGGCCGCGGGCGAACTGCGCGCCGTCACCGTCGAGTCCAGGGCCGGCGCGCTCGACGGGGACCTCGCCGTCCTCCGCGACCTGTACCGCACCCCTGCCACCGCCGCCGCCCCCGGGCCCGGCTTCCGGGAGGAGACCGCCCCATGAGACTCGCCGTCATCAACGACGAGGTGTCGCAGTCCATCACCACCGCGGCCGCGGAGACGGCCCGGCTCGGCTTCGCCGGCCTCGAACTGCGCTCCAGCGAGGAGACCGCGCCCCACCGGATGAGCGACGCACACCTGCGCACCCTGCGCGAGACGGTCGCCCGCCACGGACTCGAGGTCGCGGGCTTCGACCCGCCGGCCCTCAAGTGCCCGCTGCCGCGCACCGGCGCCGAGATCGACGCGGCACGCGACGTGGTCACCGACGCGGTCCGCCGCGCCGAGATCCTGGGGGCGCCCTTCGTCCGCGTCTTCACCTTCTACCGCGAGGGCGACCCCGACCCCCGGGCGGCCGCGAAGGCCGCCCGCGAAGTCCTCTCCCAGGTCCCCGCCGACCGCGTCCCGCTGATCGTGGAGACCGGGATGCGCACCAACACCCCGACCATGCGCCACACCCTGGAATTCCTCGACGCGCTCGGCGACGACACGACCGGCATCCTCTGGGACCCGGGCAACAGCGTCTTCAGCGGCTGGGACACCGCTCCCTTCCCCGCCGACTACGCGGCCGGCCGCGACCGCATCCGGCACGTCCACGTCAAGGACCCCGACGGCCGGCGCTCCTACGTGCGGCTCGGCGACGGCGACCTGCCGTGGCCCGCCGTCCTCACCGCCCTCGCCGAGGACGGCTACCGGGGCTGGCTCTCCCTGGAGACCCACTGGCGGGTCGGACGCCCGCCGCTCACCCAGAGCCAGCGCGACGAGCCCTGGGGCGAGGAGTTCACCGCCGGCGGCCTGGAGGCCAGCCGTATCTGCATGACGATCCTGCGCGAGATGGTGGAGGCCACCTCATGACCGCATCACCCGTGATCCTGCTCGGCGGCCAGCGCTGCGGCACCACCGCCCTCGCCTACGCCCTCAACCTCGCCTTCGACGACCACGGAGGCCACTTCACCGTCAACGGCAAACTGCCCTACCTGCTCCACCGGTGGCTCACCCGGGAGGACCTGCGCCACGGCCACCTGCGGGCCGACGAGATCCTGCACGCCCTGGACCGCAGACCGCCGGACGGGGCCGGGGCCGCCCGCTGGCGCGAGCGCGTCGAGCGGAGCCTGCGCGAGGCCGCCCGCGACGTGGCCGAGGGCCGCGCCGGCGACGACCCCGCCGCACTCGGCCGGCGCATCCTCACCGAGAGCGCCGGACAACTCCCCCACTGGGGCGACAAGTACAACGAGTACCTGCTCCACCTGGACCACCTGGACGCCCTCCTCCCCGACGCCCGGTACGTGATGCTGGTCCGCCACCCCGAGGAGGCGGCCCGGTCCATGCTCCGGTGGACCGGCGACCGGCCCTGGCTCCCGGCCACCCGCGAGGCCGCGCTCGCCAAGTGGACCTCCTGGAACGGCAACTGGGCCGCCCTCGCCGACCGCCTGCCCGCCGGCCGGAAGCTGGTCGTCGAGTACCAGGCGCTCTGCCGCGGCGAGGAGACCCGCCGGCTCTCCGAGTTCACCGGCCTCGACCTGGCGCAGTACCTCTCCGGGCTGCGTCCGCGCACCGCCGCCGCCGTCGAGGGGACCGGGCTGCCCGCGCCGACCGCCCGCCTGTGGGCACAGCTGCGCACGGCGGCCGACTCCTGTCCGAGCCCCCTGACCCCCTCCGTACGCCTGCCCGAACCCGCCCTGAGGTGATCCCCGTGTCCGCACCCCGCGTCCTCGTCCTCGGAGGGAAGGCCGGCATCGTCCGCAAGGCCGCCGCCCTCGGCCTCGAGATCGTGCACGTCCAGAAGCCGTCCGCCTTCGACCCCGCCGTGGTCGAGCACTGCGCGCAGCTCCTGCTCGTCGACTACCAGGACGTCCCCACCGTCACCGCCCTGGTGCGCGCCCTGCACGAGCAGCGCCCCTTCGTCCGCGTCTTCACCCAGACCGAGGCGGCCCAGGTGGTGGCCGGCCACCTCACCGACGTCCTCTCGCTGCCCGGAAACGGCGCCGCGCCCACCCGCCTCCTGCACGACAAGCCCGCCCTGCGAAGCCTCCTCAACGACAAGGGCATCGGCCCCGTCGCCACCCTCCGCACCCCCGGCCGCGAGGAGCTGCGCGCCTTCACCGCCCGCCACGGCGGGGCCGTCGTCAAGCCGGCGATGGGCTCCGGCAGCCTCGGCGTCCGCGTGATCGCCTCGCCCGAGGAGGCCGACGCGGCCTGGGAGTGGTGCCGGACCACGGGCATCACCGACTTCTTCGCCGAGGAGTACCTGAAGGGCCGGGAGATCAGCGTCGAGACCTTCTCGGCCGCGGGCCGGCACACCGTCGTGGCCCTCACCGGCAAGGACACCGGCGGGGGAGTGGTGGAACTCGGTCACGTGGTCCCCGCCGCACTCGCCCCCGCGGACCGGGCGGCCGTGGAGGACCTGGTGACCGCGGCGCTCGACGCCGTGGGGCTCGTCGACGGCCCCGCCCACACCGAGGTGATCGTCACCGCGGACGGCCCCCGGGTGGTGGAGGCCCACAGCAGGCGGGGCGGCGACCGCATCAACGAACTGGTCCGCCTCGTCCACGGCGTGGACCTGGAGGAGGCCGCCTACCGGCTGGCCCTGGACGGCGGCGGCCCCGGCGCCCCCGCACCGGACGGCGCCGCGGCCATCCGCTTCCTCACCGCGGCGCCCGGCCGGGTCACCGCCGTGACGGGCGCCGCCGCGGCGGAGGAGTCCGAGGGCGTCCTCCAGGTGGACGTCTCCGTGGAGCCCGGCGACACCGTCCACGCGCTGCGCTGGTCGGAGGACCGCCTGGGCCACGTCCTGGTGCGCGCCGCGGACACCGCCACCGCCGTCCGGCTGGCCGAGGAGGCGGCGGCCCGCATCGTCATCACCACCGAGCCGGTCGCGCACACCGCCGAGGACACCCTCGTGGACCTGCTCCGCGGGGTCGACGAAGTCCTCGACCCGTTCGCCGCGCCGGCTGCCGACTGACCACCCGACGACGAGAAGTGCGACCACAGCACACCGAGGAGTACCCAGTGAACGCAGAACCGGGGAGCTCACCCCGCAAACGAGTCTCGATAGTGATCGCCACCCGCAACCGGCCCTCGGACGTGCGGCACCTGCTCGCCGCCGTCACCGCCGCCGACACCGGCATCGTCCACGAGGTCCTGCTGGTCGACGACGCCTCCGCACAGCCGCTGCGCGTCGACGACGCACCGGGCCGCCCCTTCCCGGTGCGCCTGCTGCGCAACGCGCGCCGGGCGGGCGCCGCGGCGGGCCGCAACCGGGCGGCGGCCGAGGCCACCGGCGACGTCCTCGCCTTCCTGGACGACGACGCCCGTCCGCTCCCCGACTGGTTCCAGGTGCTGGACGAGTCGCTGACCCCCGACCGCGCCGCCGTCACCGGCCGCGTCCTGCCCTTCGACAGCGGCGTGGTCTCCCGGGCCCGCCAGCACCGGTACGAGGTCCGCTACGCCCAGCACGCCGCCGACAGCGAGGTGGCCTTCTTCGCCGGCGGCAACTCCGCCGTGTGGACCGAGCTGTTCCGCGCCGCGGGGGGCTTCCCCGACGTCGTCACCGCCAGCGACAACGGGCTGGTCGAGCGGCTGGCCGCGGACGGGGGCCGGGTCTTCTTCGTCCCGGCGCTGCGCATCGCCCACCGCAACAGCAAGGGCGCCCCCGTCGCCTTCCGCGAGGCGTGGCGGGCCGGCCGCCTCTCCAACGGCGCCACCCCGGCCGCCGCGCTGCGCAAGGTGGCCGCCAGCGCCCGCGCCCAGCCGTGGGGCCACGACCCGTCGGCCGCCGGCCTC from the Streptomyces genisteinicus genome contains:
- a CDS encoding sugar phosphate isomerase/epimerase family protein — protein: MRLAVINDEVSQSITTAAAETARLGFAGLELRSSEETAPHRMSDAHLRTLRETVARHGLEVAGFDPPALKCPLPRTGAEIDAARDVVTDAVRRAEILGAPFVRVFTFYREGDPDPRAAAKAAREVLSQVPADRVPLIVETGMRTNTPTMRHTLEFLDALGDDTTGILWDPGNSVFSGWDTAPFPADYAAGRDRIRHVHVKDPDGRRSYVRLGDGDLPWPAVLTALAEDGYRGWLSLETHWRVGRPPLTQSQRDEPWGEEFTAGGLEASRICMTILREMVEATS
- a CDS encoding sulfotransferase, producing the protein MTASPVILLGGQRCGTTALAYALNLAFDDHGGHFTVNGKLPYLLHRWLTREDLRHGHLRADEILHALDRRPPDGAGAARWRERVERSLREAARDVAEGRAGDDPAALGRRILTESAGQLPHWGDKYNEYLLHLDHLDALLPDARYVMLVRHPEEAARSMLRWTGDRPWLPATREAALAKWTSWNGNWAALADRLPAGRKLVVEYQALCRGEETRRLSEFTGLDLAQYLSGLRPRTAAAVEGTGLPAPTARLWAQLRTAADSCPSPLTPSVRLPEPALR
- a CDS encoding ATP-grasp domain-containing protein, which codes for MSAPRVLVLGGKAGIVRKAAALGLEIVHVQKPSAFDPAVVEHCAQLLLVDYQDVPTVTALVRALHEQRPFVRVFTQTEAAQVVAGHLTDVLSLPGNGAAPTRLLHDKPALRSLLNDKGIGPVATLRTPGREELRAFTARHGGAVVKPAMGSGSLGVRVIASPEEADAAWEWCRTTGITDFFAEEYLKGREISVETFSAAGRHTVVALTGKDTGGGVVELGHVVPAALAPADRAAVEDLVTAALDAVGLVDGPAHTEVIVTADGPRVVEAHSRRGGDRINELVRLVHGVDLEEAAYRLALDGGGPGAPAPDGAAAIRFLTAAPGRVTAVTGAAAAEESEGVLQVDVSVEPGDTVHALRWSEDRLGHVLVRAADTATAVRLAEEAAARIVITTEPVAHTAEDTLVDLLRGVDEVLDPFAAPAAD
- a CDS encoding glycosyltransferase, translating into MNAEPGSSPRKRVSIVIATRNRPSDVRHLLAAVTAADTGIVHEVLLVDDASAQPLRVDDAPGRPFPVRLLRNARRAGAAAGRNRAAAEATGDVLAFLDDDARPLPDWFQVLDESLTPDRAAVTGRVLPFDSGVVSRARQHRYEVRYAQHAADSEVAFFAGGNSAVWTELFRAAGGFPDVVTASDNGLVERLAADGGRVFFVPALRIAHRNSKGAPVAFREAWRAGRLSNGATPAAALRKVAASARAQPWGHDPSAAGLNVGLQVANSLATVLPPSGSAT